The Lentzea guizhouensis genome contains a region encoding:
- a CDS encoding choice-of-anchor P family protein: MRVRMTGLAGVVAIAALLAGAAPASAAPGDASAYGAKLNVTLLGNPAVTAEPFAAANANGPTQNTFLGVDLTGVLKTGVINASASRDEKSGGVYSRASTADVRVDLLQKVTGKISAELVEAECTATQKGLAGKSKLAGVNLGKLGQVGVDPAPNTVLNVELAGIKIAEVVFNEQLKNADGSLTVNAIHIRLLQGVLGSIGTGDVIISSATCGPAGLPIPMASGAGLWIGLGLLGVVAAPVAFVALRRRSSLPAQSFGQA; this comes from the coding sequence ATGCGTGTCCGAATGACGGGACTGGCCGGAGTCGTTGCCATCGCAGCACTTCTGGCCGGTGCCGCACCTGCTTCGGCCGCTCCGGGGGACGCCTCGGCCTACGGTGCGAAGCTCAACGTGACGCTGCTCGGCAACCCGGCTGTCACCGCGGAACCGTTCGCGGCCGCCAACGCGAACGGGCCGACGCAGAACACGTTCCTGGGCGTCGACCTCACCGGGGTCCTCAAGACCGGTGTGATCAACGCTTCCGCGTCGCGGGACGAGAAGTCCGGTGGCGTGTACTCGCGGGCGAGCACCGCGGACGTCCGGGTCGACCTGCTGCAGAAGGTCACCGGCAAGATCTCCGCCGAGCTGGTGGAGGCGGAGTGCACGGCCACCCAGAAGGGGCTGGCCGGCAAGTCCAAGCTCGCGGGCGTGAACCTCGGCAAGCTCGGGCAGGTGGGCGTCGACCCGGCACCGAACACCGTGCTGAACGTCGAGCTCGCCGGGATCAAGATCGCCGAGGTGGTCTTCAACGAGCAGCTGAAGAACGCCGACGGCAGCCTTACGGTCAACGCGATCCACATCAGGCTGCTGCAGGGCGTGCTCGGCTCGATCGGCACCGGCGACGTGATCATCTCGTCCGCCACCTGCGGCCCGGCCGGCCTGCCCATCCCGATGGCGTCGGGTGCGGGCCTGTGGATCGGCCTCGGCCTGCTCGGTGTCGTCGCCGCCCCGGTCGCGTTCGTGGCGCTGCGCCGTCGTTCGTCGCTCCCTGCCCAGTCGTTCGGGCAGGCGTAA
- a CDS encoding biotin transporter BioY: MAALALAPRRTVLADFVPGALARDLTLVVAGAALTGLAAQVALPIPGSPVPLTGQTFAALLVGASLGWQRGATSMLLYLIAGVAGVPWFQGGTSGAPVSLGYVVGFVFAGVLVGALAARGGDRTPLRTIGTMVLGNLAIYAVGVPWLMAATGMGVVKALSVGVLPFLLGDLLKIALAAGLLPGAWALVRRR; encoded by the coding sequence GTGGCCGCTCTCGCACTCGCGCCCCGTCGCACCGTGCTCGCCGACTTCGTTCCGGGCGCACTCGCCCGCGACCTCACCCTCGTGGTGGCGGGTGCCGCCCTCACCGGCCTCGCCGCCCAGGTGGCGCTGCCGATCCCGGGCAGCCCGGTTCCGCTGACGGGCCAGACGTTCGCGGCCCTGCTGGTCGGCGCCTCCCTGGGCTGGCAGCGCGGCGCGACCTCGATGCTGCTGTACCTGATCGCCGGGGTCGCGGGTGTGCCGTGGTTCCAGGGCGGCACGTCCGGCGCCCCGGTGTCGCTCGGTTACGTCGTCGGTTTCGTGTTCGCCGGCGTCCTGGTCGGCGCGCTCGCCGCACGCGGTGGTGACCGGACTCCGTTGCGCACCATCGGCACGATGGTCCTGGGCAACCTCGCGATCTACGCGGTCGGGGTGCCGTGGCTGATGGCCGCGACCGGGATGGGTGTGGTCAAGGCGCTGTCGGTGGGCGTGCTGCCGTTCCTGCTCGGCGACCTGCTGAAGATCGCCCTGGCCGCGGGCCTGCTGCCGGGCGCGTGGGCGCTGGTCCGCCGGCGGTAG
- a CDS encoding LPXTG cell wall anchor domain-containing protein has translation MYKVPGTGVGVGTGVGALAVTGADVTWWIAAGVVLLVAGAFLLHSTRRKRRAVGVTTRTRPHRAG, from the coding sequence ATGTACAAGGTCCCCGGAACCGGCGTTGGCGTCGGCACGGGTGTCGGTGCCCTCGCGGTCACCGGCGCGGACGTGACGTGGTGGATCGCCGCCGGAGTCGTGCTCCTGGTCGCGGGTGCGTTCCTCCTGCACTCGACCCGCAGGAAGCGGCGCGCGGTCGGAGTCACGACCAGAACCAGGCCGCATCGAGCGGGCTGA
- a CDS encoding isochorismatase family protein: protein MTKALIVVDVQNDFCEGGSLAVAGGAAVAEAISRHITASAYDHVVATRDYHVDPGAHFSETPDFVDSWPVHCVAGTPGASFHPELDVAGIEQVFSKGRFAAAYSGFEAENDLAGWLSAKGVTDVDVVGIATDHCVRATALDAHRNGFRTTVLVDLTAAVAQNTRDAALDELRAAGVVVS, encoded by the coding sequence GTGACCAAGGCACTGATCGTCGTCGACGTGCAGAACGACTTCTGCGAAGGCGGCTCGCTCGCGGTCGCCGGTGGCGCGGCCGTGGCGGAGGCCATCTCGCGGCACATCACGGCGTCGGCCTACGACCACGTCGTGGCGACCCGCGACTACCACGTCGACCCCGGCGCGCACTTCAGCGAGACGCCCGACTTCGTGGACTCCTGGCCGGTGCACTGCGTCGCCGGCACGCCCGGTGCGTCGTTCCACCCGGAACTGGACGTGGCCGGGATCGAGCAGGTGTTCTCGAAGGGCCGGTTCGCCGCGGCCTACTCGGGGTTCGAGGCGGAGAACGACCTCGCCGGGTGGCTGTCGGCGAAGGGGGTGACCGACGTGGACGTCGTCGGCATCGCGACGGACCACTGCGTGCGCGCCACGGCGTTGGACGCGCACCGCAACGGTTTCCGCACCACGGTGCTGGTCGACCTGACGGCGGCCGTCGCGCAGAACACCCGCGATGCCGCTCTGGACGAGCTGCGCGCCGCGGGTGTCGTGGTGTCGTAA
- the wecB gene encoding non-hydrolyzing UDP-N-acetylglucosamine 2-epimerase, translating into MSKEVLLVAGTRPEAVKIAPVAIALKGHPSLRPTIVHSGQHSGMVEQALSAFDLVPDVRLDVPRTSGTQAELVSRLLPEFDALLADRDPAVTLVQGDTTTTLAAALASFWRGVSVAHLEAGLRTGDLYGPFPEEGNRQMISRITSLHLAPTDDAANALNSESLPDSHIVVTGNTVVDAVQRVAARDQPARSADLAALERTLDATAGRLVLVTVHRRESWGRPLTRVLNAVRSIADRHPDVHVLIPAHPNPGVREQVVSVLGGHERVVITEPLDYPDLVRVLQRAALVLTDSGGIQEEAPSFGVPVLVLRETTERMLAVDAGCAWLVGTDTTRILAEAGWVLGSRLRLPLGRNPFGDGRAAVRVCAALERLAGLPTALPRREPFATLVGARY; encoded by the coding sequence GTGAGCAAGGAAGTTCTGCTGGTCGCGGGCACCCGCCCGGAAGCCGTGAAGATCGCCCCCGTCGCGATCGCGTTGAAGGGGCACCCGAGCCTGCGCCCCACCATCGTCCACAGCGGACAGCACTCCGGCATGGTCGAGCAGGCGCTCAGCGCGTTCGACCTGGTCCCCGACGTGCGGCTGGACGTGCCCAGGACCAGCGGCACGCAGGCCGAGCTGGTCTCCCGGCTGCTGCCCGAGTTCGACGCCCTGCTCGCCGACCGCGACCCCGCGGTCACCCTGGTGCAGGGCGACACGACCACCACGCTCGCCGCGGCGCTCGCCTCGTTCTGGCGCGGCGTCTCCGTGGCACACCTGGAAGCCGGGCTGCGCACGGGTGACCTGTACGGGCCGTTCCCCGAGGAGGGGAACCGGCAGATGATCTCCCGCATCACCTCGCTGCACCTGGCGCCGACCGACGACGCGGCCAACGCGCTCAACTCGGAGTCCCTGCCGGACAGCCACATCGTGGTCACCGGCAACACGGTCGTGGACGCCGTGCAGCGGGTCGCCGCGCGCGACCAGCCGGCCCGCAGCGCCGACCTGGCCGCCCTGGAACGCACCCTGGACGCCACCGCCGGCCGGCTGGTGCTGGTCACCGTGCACCGGCGCGAGTCCTGGGGCCGCCCGTTGACGCGCGTGCTGAACGCCGTGCGGTCCATCGCCGACCGCCACCCCGACGTGCACGTGCTCATCCCCGCGCACCCGAACCCCGGTGTGCGCGAACAGGTCGTGTCGGTGCTCGGCGGCCACGAGCGGGTCGTCATCACCGAGCCGCTCGACTACCCGGACCTGGTGCGCGTGCTCCAGCGCGCCGCACTCGTGCTGACCGACTCCGGTGGCATCCAGGAGGAGGCGCCGTCGTTCGGCGTGCCCGTGCTGGTGCTGCGCGAGACGACCGAACGCATGCTCGCCGTCGACGCCGGGTGCGCCTGGCTCGTCGGCACCGACACCACCCGCATCCTCGCCGAGGCGGGCTGGGTGCTCGGCTCCCGGCTGCGGCTCCCGCTGGGGCGCAACCCGTTCGGCGACGGGCGTGCCGCTGTCCGGGTCTGCGCCGCACTCGAACGGTTGGCGGGCCTGCCGACCGCTCTGCCGCGCCGGGAGCCGTTCGCCACGCTCGTGGGCGCGCGGTATTAG
- a CDS encoding nicotinate phosphoribosyltransferase produces MNSTALLTDHYELTMLAAALRDGTGDRPCVFEVFARRLPNERRYGVVAGTNRLLDAIEDFRFGEEEIDQLRRNAVVDDATLEWLANYRFSGEVDGYPEGELYFPGSPVLTVRASFAEGVVLETLALSILNHDSAIASAAARMVTAANGRHMIEMGSRRTHEEAAVACARAAYLAGFHATSNLEAGRRHGIPTAGTCAHAFTLLHDTEEEAFRSQVEALGVGTTLLVDTYDISEGIKKAVAVAGPELGAIRIDSGDLGVMARQARDQLDALGAKNTRIVVSSDLDEYAIAALRAEPVDAYGVGTSVVTGSGAPTAGMVYKLVEVDGRHVEKRSTSKQSRGGWKKALRRHKDTGTALEEVVFQASADPELGPHDRLVQIPLMRAGKLADGVPTLEQNRERLRAALVSVPWEGLKLSRGEPAIPTVYLEESK; encoded by the coding sequence ATGAACTCCACGGCGTTGCTCACCGACCACTACGAGCTGACCATGCTCGCGGCCGCGCTGCGTGACGGGACCGGTGACCGTCCGTGCGTGTTCGAGGTGTTCGCGCGCAGGCTCCCGAACGAACGGCGCTACGGCGTGGTCGCCGGCACGAACCGGCTGCTCGACGCGATCGAGGACTTCCGCTTCGGCGAGGAGGAGATCGACCAGCTGCGCCGCAACGCCGTGGTCGACGACGCGACCCTGGAATGGCTCGCGAACTACCGGTTCTCCGGCGAGGTCGACGGCTACCCGGAGGGTGAGCTCTACTTCCCCGGCTCACCGGTGCTGACCGTGCGCGCGTCGTTCGCCGAGGGCGTGGTGCTGGAGACGCTGGCGCTGTCGATCCTCAACCACGACAGCGCGATCGCGTCGGCCGCCGCCCGCATGGTCACCGCCGCCAACGGCCGGCACATGATCGAGATGGGCTCCCGCCGCACGCACGAGGAAGCCGCGGTGGCGTGCGCCCGCGCGGCCTACCTGGCGGGTTTCCACGCGACCTCCAACCTCGAGGCGGGCCGCCGGCACGGCATCCCGACGGCCGGCACGTGCGCGCACGCGTTCACGTTGCTGCACGACACCGAGGAAGAGGCGTTCCGCAGCCAGGTCGAGGCGCTGGGCGTCGGCACGACGTTGCTGGTCGACACCTACGACATCAGCGAGGGCATCAAGAAGGCCGTGGCCGTCGCGGGCCCTGAGCTCGGCGCCATCCGGATCGACTCCGGCGACCTCGGCGTGATGGCCAGGCAGGCGCGTGACCAGCTCGACGCGCTGGGCGCGAAGAACACCCGGATCGTGGTGTCCAGCGACCTCGACGAGTACGCGATCGCCGCGTTGCGCGCGGAGCCGGTGGACGCGTACGGCGTGGGCACGTCGGTCGTGACCGGGTCCGGCGCGCCGACCGCGGGCATGGTCTACAAGCTCGTCGAGGTCGACGGGCGGCACGTGGAGAAGCGCAGCACGTCCAAGCAGTCGCGCGGCGGCTGGAAGAAGGCGCTGCGGCGGCACAAGGACACCGGCACGGCGCTGGAGGAGGTCGTCTTCCAGGCGTCGGCCGACCCCGAGCTCGGCCCGCACGACCGGCTCGTGCAGATCCCGCTGATGCGCGCGGGCAAGCTCGCCGACGGCGTGCCCACGCTGGAGCAGAACCGCGAACGCCTGCGCGCCGCGCTGGTGAGCGTGCCGTGGGAGGGCCTCAAGCTCTCCCGCGGCGAGCCCGCGATCCCGACGGTCTACCTGGAGGAGTCGAAGTGA
- a CDS encoding DUF2017 domain-containing protein, translating to MKRWIRDGDVVVGRLDRQEAAVVRGLVSQIQDMLMARAEEAPQDELAELTGIRTGPSEAPDDPILGRLLPDFHRLDDDAPDPAEVDSAAALRSLHEPELLDQKTGAAEVVLQTCSPDGGEIRLSVVEAEAWLSSLNDVRLALGTALDVQEDMPDELPPEDPRSPHLGVYHWLTWVQETLVEAMLA from the coding sequence GTGAAGCGGTGGATCCGCGACGGTGACGTCGTCGTCGGCAGGCTCGACCGCCAGGAGGCGGCGGTCGTGCGGGGTCTGGTCAGCCAGATCCAGGACATGCTGATGGCCCGCGCCGAGGAAGCGCCCCAGGACGAGCTCGCCGAACTGACCGGGATCAGGACCGGACCCTCCGAAGCACCGGACGACCCGATCCTCGGCCGGCTGCTGCCGGACTTCCACCGGCTCGACGACGACGCGCCCGACCCCGCGGAGGTCGACTCCGCGGCGGCTCTGCGGTCGTTGCACGAGCCGGAGCTGCTGGACCAGAAGACCGGTGCCGCCGAGGTCGTGCTGCAGACCTGCTCTCCCGACGGCGGGGAGATCAGGCTGTCGGTCGTCGAGGCGGAGGCCTGGCTCTCGTCGCTCAACGACGTGCGTCTGGCCCTCGGGACAGCGTTGGACGTCCAGGAGGACATGCCCGACGAGCTGCCGCCGGAGGACCCGCGCTCGCCGCACCTCGGCGTCTACCACTGGCTGACCTGGGTGCAGGAGACGCTGGTCGAGGCAATGCTGGCGTGA
- the xrtP gene encoding exosortase P: MTLALRRTAFPSRVTVVVLLAVAAGLVFAHRLYRTVEIFLSGAVLSVISSYGVHVVPDRQTVYFGLGSDTPLGLRMTPECTSAFLVLPLVVVGAVMIALRPRIQSRVLFALGVAALAVVVVNQFRVLTLVGLVDWLGVDTGYYWGHTLLGSMVSVFGGAAALVAFVWLATRK; this comes from the coding sequence GTGACGCTTGCCCTGCGCCGCACTGCATTCCCGAGCCGGGTGACGGTCGTCGTCCTGCTCGCCGTCGCCGCCGGACTCGTGTTCGCGCACCGCCTCTACCGCACGGTGGAGATCTTCCTGTCCGGGGCGGTCCTGAGCGTCATCAGCTCGTACGGCGTGCACGTGGTGCCGGACCGCCAGACCGTCTACTTCGGACTGGGCTCGGACACGCCGCTGGGCCTGCGCATGACGCCGGAGTGCACGTCCGCGTTCCTGGTGCTGCCGCTGGTGGTCGTGGGCGCGGTGATGATCGCGCTGCGGCCGCGGATCCAGTCGCGCGTGCTGTTCGCGCTGGGTGTCGCGGCGCTGGCGGTGGTGGTCGTGAACCAGTTCCGCGTGCTCACGCTGGTGGGGCTGGTGGACTGGCTCGGCGTCGACACCGGCTACTACTGGGGTCACACGCTGCTCGGGTCGATGGTGAGCGTGTTCGGTGGCGCGGCGGCTCTCGTCGCGTTCGTCTGGCTGGCGACCCGGAAGTGA
- the clpS gene encoding ATP-dependent Clp protease adapter ClpS, with amino-acid sequence MTTPVEQERTHAEPIGAEIAAEDRPWQTVVWNDPVNLMSYVTYVFQKLFGFSRDKATKLMLDVHHKGKAIVTSGTKDKVEADVAKLHAAGLWATMQRAS; translated from the coding sequence ATGACCACGCCCGTCGAACAGGAACGGACGCATGCCGAGCCCATTGGCGCGGAGATCGCAGCCGAGGACCGGCCATGGCAGACCGTGGTCTGGAACGACCCGGTCAACCTCATGTCGTACGTGACGTACGTCTTCCAGAAGCTGTTCGGCTTCAGCAGGGACAAAGCGACCAAGCTGATGCTCGACGTGCACCACAAGGGCAAGGCGATCGTGACATCGGGCACCAAGGACAAGGTGGAGGCCGACGTGGCGAAACTCCACGCGGCAGGGCTCTGGGCGACCATGCAGCGGGCCTCGTGA
- a CDS encoding glycosyltransferase: MSVAFVTYVFVIVVPYLRRKPAPVGEPSSLEWHFFVPCRDEEAVIGDTIRYLRGTFPIAHVWVIDDDSDDRTAGVVRMLKRNGGVRDPNIHLVQRQRPYARTGKGNALNDAYRTLKLWMGRRADTERAIIVVVDADGRPAANFLEVCAAQHLFGNPKIGAVQVDVRMINAGQRQPGVSRWRRAFGAGLVRMQDLEFRTAIAAIQMSRGATGTISMGGNGQATRLSALDSIAGPAGSPWRGSLLEDFELGVHLLTEGWHTGFTLDTHVNQEALYSLRRFLAQRTRWGQGTMQCMRYLRRIWDSEHLTTLGAAEMMYYLAQPWMQLLGTLIYPIPMALMAYRFAVSPSEVVFWFFDGAWILFTVYGAFGLLPFVLWGPVYRARCEPVSFWKSIAYGFGYALYIYTFYITSWRAVVRLVRGHNGWAKTRRNTEHASGKVALDV, translated from the coding sequence ATGAGCGTGGCCTTCGTGACGTACGTGTTCGTGATCGTGGTGCCGTACCTGCGGCGCAAACCCGCACCCGTTGGCGAGCCTTCGTCGTTGGAGTGGCACTTCTTCGTGCCGTGCCGCGACGAAGAGGCGGTCATCGGTGACACGATCCGTTATCTGCGCGGGACTTTCCCCATCGCGCACGTGTGGGTCATCGACGACGACTCCGACGACCGCACGGCCGGAGTGGTGCGGATGTTGAAGCGCAACGGCGGTGTGCGCGACCCGAACATCCACCTCGTGCAACGCCAACGGCCCTATGCCCGCACCGGCAAGGGCAACGCGTTGAACGACGCCTACCGCACGTTGAAGCTGTGGATGGGCCGGCGTGCCGACACCGAACGCGCGATCATCGTGGTGGTCGACGCGGACGGCCGTCCTGCCGCGAACTTCCTGGAGGTCTGTGCGGCGCAACACCTCTTCGGCAACCCGAAGATCGGTGCCGTGCAGGTGGACGTGCGGATGATCAACGCGGGCCAGCGCCAGCCCGGGGTGTCGCGGTGGCGGCGTGCGTTCGGCGCGGGCCTGGTGCGGATGCAGGACCTGGAGTTCCGCACGGCCATCGCGGCGATCCAGATGTCGCGCGGCGCGACCGGCACGATCTCCATGGGCGGCAACGGTCAGGCCACCCGGCTGTCCGCTTTGGACTCGATCGCCGGGCCCGCCGGAAGCCCGTGGCGCGGGTCGCTGCTGGAGGATTTCGAGCTCGGCGTGCACCTGCTGACCGAGGGGTGGCACACGGGTTTCACCCTCGACACGCATGTGAACCAGGAGGCGTTGTACTCGTTGCGGCGCTTCTTGGCACAACGCACGCGTTGGGGTCAGGGAACGATGCAGTGCATGCGTTATCTGCGGCGCATCTGGGACTCCGAGCACCTGACGACACTGGGTGCCGCCGAGATGATGTATTACCTCGCGCAACCGTGGATGCAGTTGCTCGGCACGCTGATCTACCCGATTCCGATGGCGCTCATGGCCTACCGGTTCGCCGTGTCGCCGTCGGAAGTCGTGTTCTGGTTCTTCGACGGCGCGTGGATCCTGTTCACCGTCTACGGCGCGTTCGGATTGTTGCCGTTCGTGTTGTGGGGACCGGTGTACCGCGCGCGTTGTGAGCCGGTGTCCTTCTGGAAGTCCATCGCGTACGGGTTTGGCTACGCTTTGTACATCTACACCTTCTACATCACGTCGTGGCGTGCCGTCGTCCGCTTGGTCCGCGGCCACAACGGATGGGCGAAGACCAGGCGCAACACCGAACACGCGAGCGGCAAGGTCGCACTCGATGTGTGA
- a CDS encoding P1 family peptidase has product MIPGVLVGHHHRVGDGWNTGTTVVLVPAGAVGAVDGRGGAPGTRETDLLDPANLVQQVHAICLSGGSAYGLAAADGVMRWLSERSIGFQVGAQPHHVVPIVPGAVIFDLPMSEWGNRPDASFGYKACAAAAAEFALGCVGAGAGARVGSLKGGIGAFSGRAGEHHIGALAVVNAAGEVVDRTTGLPWLPSLGSSPVSLPERKPDGLNTTIGVVAVDAALSKAECQRLAMAAQDGLARAVRPAHSMFDGDTVFALATGAVPLAEPRAFALDALCTAAADAFAEAVVSGAREATTLNGVQAFRDL; this is encoded by the coding sequence GTGATCCCCGGCGTGCTGGTCGGGCACCACCACCGCGTCGGTGACGGCTGGAACACCGGCACGACGGTCGTGCTCGTGCCCGCCGGTGCGGTCGGCGCGGTCGACGGCCGCGGTGGCGCGCCGGGCACCCGTGAGACGGACCTGCTGGACCCGGCGAACCTGGTGCAGCAGGTGCACGCGATCTGCCTGTCCGGCGGGTCGGCGTACGGGCTCGCGGCGGCCGACGGCGTGATGCGCTGGCTCTCGGAACGCTCGATCGGCTTCCAGGTCGGCGCGCAGCCGCACCACGTGGTGCCGATCGTGCCGGGCGCGGTGATCTTCGACCTGCCGATGTCCGAGTGGGGCAACCGGCCGGACGCGTCGTTCGGATACAAAGCTTGCGCCGCAGCGGCTGCGGAGTTCGCCCTGGGCTGCGTCGGCGCGGGTGCCGGTGCGCGGGTCGGGTCGTTGAAGGGTGGCATCGGGGCGTTCTCCGGCCGAGCCGGCGAGCACCACATCGGCGCGCTGGCCGTGGTGAACGCGGCGGGTGAGGTCGTGGACCGCACGACGGGCCTGCCGTGGCTGCCGTCCCTCGGGTCGTCGCCGGTGTCGTTGCCCGAACGCAAGCCGGACGGGCTGAACACCACGATCGGCGTGGTCGCGGTGGACGCGGCACTGTCCAAAGCGGAGTGCCAGCGGCTCGCGATGGCCGCCCAGGACGGCCTGGCGCGGGCGGTGCGGCCCGCCCACTCGATGTTCGACGGCGACACGGTGTTCGCACTGGCCACCGGCGCCGTCCCGCTGGCGGAGCCGCGCGCCTTCGCGCTCGACGCGCTCTGCACGGCCGCCGCGGACGCCTTCGCCGAGGCCGTGGTGTCCGGCGCGCGCGAGGCGACGACCTTGAACGGCGTGCAGGCGTTCCGCGACCTCTGA